A genomic window from Paenibacillus thermoaerophilus includes:
- a CDS encoding FAD-dependent oxidoreductase, which translates to MSRHYGCDVAVIGGGVGGCAAALAAAEAGMRVVLTEETDWIGGQFTSQAVPADEHPWIEQFGCTRKYREFRQRVRDYYKANYPLTAEAMRNDRFNPGNAIVSRLSCDPRVALSVLESMLAPHVHSGRITLLLDVRPIAADTDGDAVRSVMLEHAETGERVIVEGRYVLDATECGDLLPLTGTEYVTGAESRRDTGEPHALEGDAEPLDIQSITWCFALDYREGEDHTIEKPAAYEFWRGYQAPFQRDRMLSWTPLQTNEAVKRFSLFPEAGAFSLWNYRRIADRTQFAPGTFDSDLTLVNWPQNDYWLGSVYDVPEEERRRHLEGARQLSLSLLYWLQTEAPRPDGGYGYPGLRLRGDVTGTADGLAKAPYIRESRRIRAEFTVKEQHISPEVRGANGAEPFPDSVGIGCYRIDLHPTTGGREGFYIPSLPFQIPLGSLIPVRMDNLLPACKNIGVTHLTNGCYRLHPVEWNIGESAGALAAYCLRRGVSPRRVRREPSLLADFQSELAKRGVELAWPAIRPV; encoded by the coding sequence ATGAGCCGGCATTACGGATGTGACGTCGCCGTGATCGGCGGAGGCGTAGGAGGCTGCGCCGCCGCGCTGGCCGCTGCGGAAGCCGGGATGCGCGTCGTGCTGACGGAGGAGACGGATTGGATCGGCGGACAGTTCACGAGTCAAGCCGTGCCGGCGGACGAACACCCCTGGATCGAGCAGTTCGGCTGCACGCGCAAGTACCGGGAGTTCCGCCAGCGCGTGCGCGACTACTACAAGGCGAATTACCCGCTGACGGCGGAAGCGATGCGCAACGACCGGTTCAATCCGGGCAACGCCATCGTCAGCCGCTTGTCCTGCGACCCGCGGGTCGCCTTGTCCGTGCTGGAGAGCATGCTCGCCCCTCATGTTCACTCGGGGCGAATCACGCTGCTGCTGGACGTTCGCCCGATCGCGGCGGATACGGACGGGGACGCGGTCCGGTCCGTAATGCTGGAGCATGCGGAAACCGGGGAACGCGTCATCGTCGAAGGACGCTACGTGCTCGACGCGACGGAATGCGGAGACTTGCTGCCGCTGACCGGCACGGAGTATGTGACGGGAGCCGAATCGCGCCGGGACACGGGGGAGCCGCATGCGCTCGAAGGCGATGCGGAGCCGCTTGACATTCAGTCGATCACGTGGTGCTTCGCCCTCGATTACCGCGAGGGCGAGGACCACACGATCGAGAAACCGGCGGCGTACGAGTTTTGGCGCGGCTACCAGGCGCCGTTCCAGCGGGACCGGATGCTCAGTTGGACGCCGCTGCAGACGAACGAAGCGGTCAAGCGCTTCTCGCTGTTTCCCGAGGCCGGAGCGTTCTCCCTGTGGAACTACCGCCGCATCGCCGATCGCACGCAGTTTGCGCCGGGGACGTTCGACAGCGACTTGACCCTCGTCAACTGGCCGCAGAACGACTACTGGCTCGGCAGCGTGTACGACGTGCCGGAGGAGGAGCGGCGGCGGCATCTGGAGGGGGCGAGGCAGCTCAGTCTCAGCCTGCTGTACTGGCTGCAGACCGAAGCGCCCCGTCCGGACGGCGGATACGGGTATCCCGGCCTGCGGCTGCGGGGCGATGTAACGGGGACGGCGGACGGGCTGGCCAAAGCGCCCTATATCCGCGAATCCCGCCGCATCCGGGCGGAGTTCACGGTGAAGGAGCAGCATATCAGTCCCGAAGTGCGGGGCGCGAACGGCGCGGAGCCGTTCCCCGACAGCGTCGGCATCGGCTGCTACCGGATCGACCTGCATCCGACGACGGGCGGCCGGGAAGGGTTCTATATCCCCAGCCTGCCGTTCCAGATCCCGCTCGGCAGCCTTATTCCCGTGCGGATGGACAACTTGCTGCCCGCTTGCAAAAATATCGGCGTCACCCATCTGACGAACGGCTGCTACCGCCTGCACCCCGTCGAATGGAACATCGGCGAGTCCGCGGGTGCGCTGGCCGCGTACTGCTTGCGGCGGGGCGTATCGCCGCGCCGGGTTCGCCGCGAGCCTTCCCTGCTCGCCGACTTCCAGAGCGAGCTGGCGAAGCGCGGCGTGGAACTGGCGTGGCCGGCGATCCGGCCGGTGTAA
- a CDS encoding AraC family transcriptional regulator — MWRPIPWFRNTTFKRKLFVYSLVISLLPVVVTGTILARMAAAAVQEEVNKNHQVILQEMQRQVDSFWAELDKASFQLANHRALEQAVQLGPSDKYLDEMLELVDTIQKQRSISEFQYDVSVIFVNFGKVYSSRYGFIDLNDFAYRDIIDRIPPHFRSEIIPPDTYPGQSELLSLRPVPIFSDKQGSGILVIHIQKDKLAEFARHVDLGGNRRLYVFDEQGVVLISRTPEEIGTRPALFAGGVPRYYSGEPAEIDIGGETYRVTLRQSDYTRWSYVAMTPKKELTRQADRMQATTFGIMALLAAFWALIARFGSKRLYGPVQRLLQQLRPPAREDSPAAFQNEWHALDAYVAGMLQTNQQLRRQLNEQSPYLKETIVHQLLRGEINSNEAKRVRQNFGFQLRGSRFVVCLVDIDDYAHFQQLYKDKDLSLMMFALRKMVEEIFEEWYSCAAGISMPGQIALIVGLEKGDAALDHLLSTAQSFLDASSKYFQFTVSMACARPVLTYRDISEGYREARDLLGYRLLYGPGKLLTPQQVLSQEKQIAGELVKREKHIVSTVMQGKADEAAALLREWVRDMPPSVRHFNAALGLFAHLIGELVLYMQELELPPHEVFGEDPYKRLYKMTTIHEVTEWLAGTVFPSIGERLELAQTGKQQRLAGEVIRYIHNHFDTDLSLQQIADQLRVSPSHLSRVFKEETGVNFIDYLIRYRMDKAKEWLAHTEMPIKEIAERLRYTSVQNFARVFKQCVQLPPGEYRKRFRGE, encoded by the coding sequence GTGTGGAGACCGATCCCATGGTTCCGCAACACGACATTTAAAAGGAAGTTGTTCGTCTACTCCCTCGTCATCAGCCTGCTGCCCGTCGTCGTGACCGGAACCATCCTTGCTCGCATGGCGGCCGCCGCTGTTCAAGAAGAAGTGAACAAAAACCATCAGGTCATTCTTCAGGAAATGCAGCGCCAGGTTGATTCGTTTTGGGCCGAACTTGACAAAGCCTCCTTCCAACTCGCCAATCATCGGGCTTTGGAGCAAGCCGTCCAACTCGGACCTTCCGACAAATATTTGGACGAAATGCTTGAGCTTGTCGATACGATTCAAAAACAGCGGAGCATCTCCGAATTCCAATACGACGTTTCCGTCATCTTCGTGAACTTCGGCAAAGTGTATTCCAGCAGATACGGCTTCATCGACCTGAACGATTTCGCCTACCGCGATATCATCGATCGGATTCCGCCGCATTTCCGCTCCGAGATCATACCGCCGGACACTTATCCGGGGCAAAGCGAACTGCTCAGCTTGAGGCCCGTGCCGATCTTCTCCGACAAGCAAGGAAGCGGAATTCTCGTGATCCACATCCAGAAGGACAAGCTGGCCGAATTCGCCAGGCATGTCGATCTGGGAGGAAACCGGAGGCTGTACGTGTTCGACGAGCAGGGGGTCGTCCTGATCAGCCGAACGCCCGAGGAGATCGGCACCCGGCCGGCCTTGTTCGCGGGCGGAGTGCCCCGGTATTACTCCGGCGAACCGGCGGAGATCGACATCGGCGGCGAGACCTACCGGGTTACGCTCCGGCAGTCCGATTATACCCGCTGGTCCTACGTAGCCATGACGCCGAAGAAGGAACTGACCCGCCAGGCGGACCGCATGCAGGCGACCACCTTCGGGATTATGGCGCTGCTTGCCGCTTTCTGGGCGCTGATCGCCCGCTTCGGCTCCAAGCGGCTGTACGGTCCGGTGCAGCGGCTGCTCCAGCAGCTTCGGCCTCCGGCCCGCGAGGATTCCCCCGCCGCGTTCCAGAACGAATGGCACGCGCTCGACGCCTACGTCGCCGGGATGCTGCAGACGAACCAGCAGCTTCGCCGGCAGCTTAACGAGCAATCGCCCTATCTGAAGGAAACGATCGTGCACCAACTGCTGCGGGGCGAGATCAACAGCAACGAGGCGAAGCGGGTCCGGCAAAATTTCGGCTTCCAGCTCCGGGGCAGCCGGTTCGTGGTGTGCCTCGTCGATATCGACGACTACGCCCATTTCCAGCAGCTCTACAAGGACAAGGATCTCTCCTTGATGATGTTCGCCTTGCGCAAGATGGTCGAGGAAATATTCGAGGAATGGTATTCCTGCGCGGCCGGCATATCGATGCCCGGCCAGATCGCGCTGATCGTCGGCCTCGAAAAAGGCGACGCCGCGCTGGATCACCTGCTGAGCACCGCCCAATCGTTTCTCGACGCCTCGTCCAAATATTTTCAGTTCACCGTGTCGATGGCCTGCGCGCGCCCCGTTCTGACGTACCGCGACATCAGCGAAGGCTACCGGGAAGCGCGGGATCTGCTCGGATACCGGCTGCTGTACGGCCCCGGCAAGCTGCTGACGCCCCAGCAGGTGCTGTCCCAGGAGAAGCAGATCGCGGGCGAGCTCGTCAAGCGGGAGAAACATATCGTGTCGACCGTCATGCAGGGAAAAGCGGACGAAGCCGCGGCGCTGCTCCGCGAATGGGTGCGGGACATGCCGCCGTCCGTGCGGCATTTTAACGCCGCGCTCGGCTTGTTCGCCCACCTGATCGGCGAGCTCGTTCTCTATATGCAGGAGCTGGAGCTGCCGCCGCACGAGGTGTTCGGCGAAGACCCTTACAAGCGGCTCTACAAAATGACGACGATCCACGAAGTGACGGAATGGCTCGCGGGTACGGTATTTCCCTCCATCGGCGAACGGCTCGAACTGGCCCAAACCGGCAAGCAGCAGCGGCTGGCCGGCGAAGTGATCCGGTATATCCATAACCATTTCGACACGGACTTGTCGCTGCAGCAGATCGCCGACCAGCTCCGCGTGTCCCCTTCCCATCTCAGCCGGGTGTTCAAGGAAGAGACGGGCGTGAACTTTATCGACTACCTCATCCGCTACCGCATGGACAAGGCGAAGGAATGGCTCGCGCATACCGAAATGCCGATCAAGGAGATCGCCGAGAGGCTGAGATACACCTCTGTTCAGAACTTCGCCCGCGTGTTCAAGCAGTGCGTGCAGCTCCCGCCGGGCGAATACCGCAAGCGGTTCCGGGGCGAATGA
- a CDS encoding M55 family metallopeptidase: MKFYVSVDMEGISGIALREQLVRGEPLYEEARRLLTLETNAVTEALLAAGATRVIVKDAHGSGFNFIPELLHPGAEYVMGATRVENRFPGLDETFDGALLIGYHAMGGTSQAVRDHTMTSQGWQSLRLNGRPIGEIGLDALLIGLRGVPVLFVSGDDKTCAEAASELPGVVTYETKAALGRHAALMKAPQRVREELREAVSRAVRSADRPKPLRLAGPYELTIRFLHTEQADARRYDGVRAKRIDGLTASYVSDDLTALLAMAF, from the coding sequence ATGAAATTTTACGTCAGCGTCGACATGGAAGGAATATCTGGAATCGCCCTGAGGGAACAACTGGTCAGGGGAGAGCCGCTGTACGAAGAAGCGCGGCGGCTGCTGACGCTGGAAACAAACGCCGTTACGGAAGCGCTGCTGGCGGCGGGCGCGACCCGCGTCATCGTGAAGGACGCCCACGGGAGCGGCTTCAACTTTATTCCCGAGCTGCTCCATCCGGGGGCGGAATACGTCATGGGGGCGACACGGGTGGAGAACCGGTTTCCGGGGCTGGACGAGACGTTCGACGGCGCGCTCCTGATCGGCTACCATGCGATGGGCGGGACCTCCCAAGCGGTGCGGGATCACACGATGACGTCGCAGGGCTGGCAGTCCCTCCGCCTGAACGGGCGGCCGATCGGCGAGATCGGTCTGGATGCGCTGCTGATCGGCCTGCGCGGAGTCCCGGTGCTGTTCGTCTCCGGCGACGACAAGACGTGCGCGGAAGCCGCAAGCGAGCTTCCCGGCGTCGTCACGTACGAGACGAAGGCGGCGCTCGGCCGCCATGCCGCCCTGATGAAGGCGCCGCAGCGGGTTCGCGAGGAGCTGCGGGAGGCCGTTAGCCGCGCCGTCCGCAGCGCGGATCGTCCGAAGCCCCTGCGGCTTGCCGGACCGTACGAGCTGACGATCCGGTTTCTGCATACGGAGCAGGCCGACGCGCGCAGGTACGACGGGGTTCGCGCGAAGCGCATCGACGGCCTGACCGCTTCGTATGTATCGGACGATTTGACGGCTCTGCTGGCCATGGCCTTCTGA
- a CDS encoding DUF4434 domain-containing protein: protein MIKQSEVRPMKPITGTWFDFYHCNPYEGDTWNAATQQFTAHDWELKLTEMAEAGMDTFVLLSVALYGKAFYPSEVMPLRWDTVCPDPLEAVLAAGDKLNVSLYLGLGFFTTPIMGHLSMEGDYSRLRIDVARELSEKYGHHPSFAGWYFPVEAAIRDYFPDKYIAYANELANLCRKHGPDKVLIAPYGTRTAKCDDRFVAQLRSLEVDYIAYQDEIGVNRTTHEEAKRTFASLREAHDRAGKPLWADVELFRFQGKVLYPPDFERIEKQLETVSPWVDKVLGYQYLGMMNKPGSPVHAGHESSVKLYEDYMAFLERHDLRPRGVQGR from the coding sequence ATGATCAAGCAAAGCGAGGTTCGGCCGATGAAACCGATCACCGGCACGTGGTTCGATTTTTACCATTGCAATCCGTACGAAGGCGACACCTGGAACGCGGCGACGCAGCAGTTCACGGCTCACGATTGGGAGCTGAAGCTGACGGAGATGGCGGAAGCCGGCATGGACACCTTCGTGCTGCTGAGCGTGGCGCTGTACGGCAAGGCGTTCTACCCCTCCGAAGTGATGCCGCTGCGCTGGGACACCGTCTGCCCCGACCCGCTCGAAGCGGTGCTCGCCGCTGGGGATAAGCTGAACGTCTCGCTGTACCTCGGACTCGGTTTCTTCACGACGCCGATTATGGGCCATTTGTCGATGGAGGGCGATTACTCCCGCCTGCGCATCGACGTCGCCAGAGAGCTGTCGGAGAAATACGGGCATCATCCTTCGTTCGCCGGCTGGTATTTCCCGGTGGAAGCCGCGATCCGGGACTACTTCCCGGACAAATATATCGCTTACGCCAACGAGCTGGCGAATCTGTGCCGCAAGCACGGTCCGGACAAAGTGCTGATCGCGCCTTACGGAACCCGCACGGCAAAATGCGACGACCGCTTCGTCGCGCAGCTTCGTTCGCTGGAGGTCGATTACATCGCCTACCAGGACGAAATCGGCGTGAACCGGACGACCCACGAGGAGGCGAAGCGCACGTTCGCCTCCTTGCGCGAGGCGCACGATCGCGCCGGCAAGCCGCTGTGGGCGGACGTGGAGCTGTTCCGTTTTCAGGGCAAGGTGCTGTACCCTCCCGATTTCGAACGGATCGAGAAGCAGCTTGAGACCGTGTCGCCCTGGGTGGACAAAGTGCTCGGCTATCAATATTTGGGCATGATGAACAAGCCGGGCAGTCCGGTTCATGCGGGGCATGAATCGTCCGTCAAGCTGTACGAGGACTACATGGCCTTCCTGGAACGCCACGACCTGCGCCCGCGCGGCGTACAGGGGCGGTAA
- a CDS encoding ABC transporter permease: protein MRLNTLNTPTDSPPAVRKTSTASRLGRLRTRLWKDRYLLLLGLPGIAYFLIYRYIPMAGLYMAFVEYSPFQGIIGSPWVGWKHFARIFEDPEILQVLWNTLFISFLQIVFAFPVPIVLALMLNELRNQIYKRIVQSVIYLPHFLSWVVVIGICTIFLKGNGVINDLLKNVFGLEPIPFLTDPDYFRPLVILQVIWKEAGWGTILFLAALAGVNPQLYEAAAIDGAGKFRRMWHITLPAIRNTIVILLILRLGHVMDAGYEQIFLMLNPFNMEIGNILDTYVFYKGIGQSDYSFATAVGLFKGTVGLVLVLSANYVAKKLGDEGAF, encoded by the coding sequence ATGCGCTTGAACACCCTGAACACCCCTACGGACTCCCCACCAGCCGTCCGCAAGACCTCGACTGCGAGCCGTCTCGGCCGCTTGCGGACCCGGCTGTGGAAAGACCGATACCTGTTACTTCTCGGCTTGCCCGGCATCGCTTATTTCCTGATTTACCGCTACATTCCGATGGCCGGACTGTATATGGCTTTCGTCGAGTACAGTCCGTTCCAAGGCATCATCGGCAGCCCGTGGGTCGGCTGGAAGCATTTTGCACGCATCTTCGAAGACCCGGAAATTTTGCAGGTGCTTTGGAACACCTTGTTCATCTCGTTCCTGCAGATCGTATTCGCGTTTCCCGTTCCGATCGTGCTCGCCCTGATGCTGAACGAACTGCGCAACCAGATTTACAAGCGCATCGTCCAGTCGGTCATCTATCTCCCGCACTTCCTGTCGTGGGTCGTGGTTATCGGAATTTGCACGATTTTCCTGAAGGGGAACGGCGTCATCAACGATCTGCTGAAAAACGTGTTCGGCCTCGAACCCATTCCGTTCCTGACCGATCCGGATTACTTCCGGCCGCTCGTCATCCTGCAGGTGATCTGGAAGGAAGCCGGCTGGGGAACGATCCTCTTTCTTGCGGCGCTTGCCGGCGTCAATCCGCAGCTCTACGAGGCCGCGGCGATCGACGGCGCCGGAAAATTCCGCCGGATGTGGCACATTACGCTGCCGGCGATCCGGAACACCATCGTGATCCTGCTCATTCTGAGGCTCGGCCACGTGATGGACGCCGGATACGAGCAAATCTTCCTGATGCTGAATCCGTTTAACATGGAGATCGGCAACATTCTCGACACCTACGTGTTCTACAAAGGGATCGGACAATCGGACTACAGCTTCGCGACGGCGGTCGGTCTGTTCAAGGGAACCGTAGGTCTGGTGCTCGTGCTGTCGGCCAACTATGTCGCAAAAAAACTCGGCGACGAAGGCGCATTCTGA
- a CDS encoding carbohydrate ABC transporter permease — protein MHHRTLGDRIIDMVNILLLGIIALIMLAPFWYVLSVSFASYKEFLQRDVVWFPREWVFSAYEFLFSSKSFVRSIGVTVLVTAVGTLVNLAFTSTFAYTLARPVIGQRIMLLLVLFTLLFSAGMIPTYLVVKGTGLIDSIWALILPIAINPFNLLVMRQFFTSIPNELYEAAVIDGANDLKVFWRIILPLSKPSLAAFALFYAVMHWNNYFTGILYLNQPEKWPIQVFLRQMVVVGEAQTALSSQILLEHAPPAETIQMAAIIVATVPILVLYPFLQKHFAKGVMLGSVKG, from the coding sequence TTGCATCATCGAACCCTGGGAGACCGGATCATCGATATGGTCAACATCCTGCTTCTCGGCATCATCGCTTTGATTATGCTGGCGCCGTTCTGGTATGTGCTGTCCGTCTCCTTCGCCTCGTACAAGGAGTTTTTGCAGCGCGACGTCGTTTGGTTTCCGAGGGAATGGGTGTTCAGCGCCTACGAATTCCTGTTCTCTTCCAAATCGTTCGTCCGTTCGATCGGCGTAACCGTGCTCGTCACCGCCGTCGGCACGTTGGTCAACCTGGCGTTCACGTCCACGTTCGCCTACACGCTGGCCCGTCCGGTTATTGGTCAACGGATCATGCTGCTGCTTGTCCTGTTTACGCTCCTGTTCAGCGCCGGCATGATTCCGACGTATCTGGTCGTGAAAGGAACCGGCCTGATCGACTCGATCTGGGCGCTGATCCTGCCGATCGCCATCAACCCGTTTAACCTGCTGGTCATGCGGCAATTTTTCACCAGCATCCCGAACGAGCTGTACGAAGCGGCGGTTATCGACGGCGCCAACGATCTGAAGGTGTTCTGGAGAATCATCCTGCCGTTGTCCAAGCCTTCGCTGGCCGCCTTCGCCCTCTTTTACGCGGTGATGCATTGGAACAACTATTTTACAGGCATCCTGTATTTGAACCAGCCGGAAAAATGGCCGATTCAGGTCTTCCTGCGCCAGATGGTCGTGGTCGGGGAAGCGCAGACGGCGCTCAGCAGCCAAATTTTGCTCGAACACGCGCCGCCGGCTGAAACGATCCAGATGGCGGCGATCATCGTCGCCACCGTGCCGATCCTCGTCCTGTATCCGTTCCTGCAAAAGCACTTTGCCAAGGGGGTGATGCTCGGTTCCGTCAAAGGCTGA
- the murQ gene encoding N-acetylmuramic acid 6-phosphate etherase has translation MNAHEMDRLETERRDPRAPELDLMHTLDILRYMNEADRSVPDRVGEKLADIAAAVDAIVNAIRGGGRLFYVGAGTSGRLGLLDAYECPPTFGTPPELVQAVMAGGAGMLQADESAEDRAEDGAAELQARQLTARDVVVGIAASGRTPFVIGAMRYARQVGAATVAVSCVRGSAIGELADIAIEVPVGPEVVTGSTRLKAGTAQKLVLNMLSTAAMIRLGKVFGNLMVDMQPTNSKLMRRAERIVEMATGASPDTAVRTLRQTGGDVKAAIVMLLGSVRDAGRASDLLRLADGNVREALRLAASVPDEPKVRPEATRP, from the coding sequence ATGAACGCACACGAGATGGATCGGCTCGAGACCGAAAGACGGGACCCGCGGGCCCCCGAACTGGATTTGATGCATACGCTGGACATCCTCCGCTATATGAATGAAGCCGACCGTTCGGTTCCCGACCGGGTCGGCGAGAAGCTGGCGGACATCGCGGCGGCGGTGGACGCCATCGTTAACGCCATTCGCGGCGGCGGCCGGCTGTTTTATGTCGGTGCGGGCACAAGCGGCAGGCTCGGGCTGCTCGATGCCTACGAATGCCCGCCGACCTTCGGCACTCCGCCGGAGCTTGTGCAGGCCGTCATGGCCGGAGGCGCGGGCATGCTGCAAGCCGACGAATCCGCCGAGGACCGGGCCGAAGACGGCGCCGCTGAATTGCAAGCCCGCCAGCTTACCGCGCGGGATGTCGTCGTCGGCATCGCCGCCAGCGGACGGACGCCCTTCGTCATCGGCGCGATGCGTTACGCCCGCCAGGTCGGAGCCGCCACCGTCGCGGTAAGCTGCGTGCGCGGCTCCGCGATCGGCGAGCTGGCCGACATCGCGATCGAAGTGCCGGTCGGACCGGAGGTCGTCACGGGCTCCACCCGCTTGAAGGCGGGCACGGCCCAGAAGCTGGTGCTCAATATGCTCAGCACGGCCGCCATGATCCGGCTCGGCAAGGTGTTCGGCAACCTGATGGTCGATATGCAGCCGACGAACAGCAAGCTGATGCGCCGGGCCGAACGCATCGTCGAGATGGCGACGGGTGCTTCGCCGGATACCGCCGTGCGCACGCTGCGGCAGACCGGCGGCGACGTAAAGGCCGCCATCGTGATGCTGCTCGGCTCCGTGCGGGACGCCGGGCGGGCAAGCGACCTGCTGCGGCTGGCGGACGGCAACGTGCGGGAGGCGCTGCGGCTGGCGGCCTCCGTGCCGGACGAACCGAAGGTTCGGCCGGAGGCAACCCGCCCGTAA
- a CDS encoding MurR/RpiR family transcriptional regulator: MNKQSMGTKALLWIESNYTSLTKAEKKVADVVLNDTEKVVYSSITDLAEMASTGETTVLRFCRKLGFRGYQEFKLAVAQDLVSPSENVHGAIDENDKLGEIAQKITASNSQALKDTMSLLQEKELNKTVDALLSKKRIFFFGVGSSGVTAIDAHYRFMRLGFQAAHAVDAHIIAMNCALTGPDDVVVGISTSGSTKDLVDAVRIAHENGATIVCLTNHARSPITQYADAVLLASSKETPLQGGAFASKIAQIHILDILSTAVALRRKEETFKAIEKTTKSVVSKLY, translated from the coding sequence ATGAACAAACAGTCGATGGGCACGAAGGCGCTGCTGTGGATCGAAAGCAATTACACGTCGTTGACGAAAGCGGAGAAAAAAGTCGCGGACGTCGTCCTGAACGACACGGAAAAAGTGGTGTACAGCTCCATCACGGATCTGGCGGAGATGGCTTCGACCGGCGAGACGACCGTGCTGCGGTTTTGCCGGAAGCTGGGCTTCCGCGGATATCAGGAATTCAAGCTCGCCGTCGCCCAGGATCTCGTCAGCCCGAGCGAGAACGTGCACGGCGCAATCGACGAAAACGACAAACTTGGCGAGATCGCCCAGAAAATTACGGCGAGCAACAGCCAGGCGCTAAAAGATACGATGAGCCTGCTGCAGGAGAAAGAGCTGAATAAAACCGTGGACGCGCTGCTGTCCAAAAAACGGATCTTCTTCTTCGGCGTCGGCTCGTCCGGCGTAACGGCAATCGACGCGCACTACCGCTTCATGCGGCTCGGCTTCCAGGCGGCTCATGCGGTCGACGCCCATATTATCGCGATGAACTGCGCCTTGACGGGGCCGGACGACGTGGTGGTCGGAATCTCCACCTCCGGAAGCACGAAGGACCTGGTGGACGCCGTGCGGATCGCGCACGAAAACGGAGCGACCATCGTCTGCCTGACGAATCACGCGCGTTCGCCGATTACCCAGTACGCCGATGCCGTGCTGTTGGCTTCCTCGAAGGAAACGCCGCTTCAAGGCGGGGCGTTCGCCTCCAAGATCGCCCAGATTCATATCCTGGACATTTTGTCCACGGCCGTTGCGCTCCGGAGAAAAGAAGAGACGTTTAAGGCGATCGAGAAAACGACCAAATCGGTCGTCAGCAAGCTTTATTAA
- a CDS encoding mandelate racemase/muconate lactonizing enzyme family protein, with translation MIRISAIDVFPLRLPMKQTFRTSRGTVGDESAGAPHVYVRVTGDNGAVGWGEARPSPRWSYETPESVCSAIENYIRPALVGQRADDLAAVHRIMNREIAGSLHPGQPIAKAAVDTALHDLIARSCNLPVAGLWQSGSPHPVRLSYLISTTDPEEAARKAREAVAEGYSGVDVKIGLNPANDLDIVAAVKREAPNLFFRVDANQAYRLPQAVQLAKGLERIGVDVLEQPLPANQLLAHAELRRKVSIPIALDESVWSPSGVLEALRSEACDTIVIKLTKMGGLRGARLCGEIARESGLGLLGGGLTESKLGFVASAHLFRYLELTDPVDLNGPMFLKDDPVEGDWPIRNGEAVLPEGPGIGCRISDAKLRQYAASAT, from the coding sequence ATGATCCGTATTTCAGCCATAGACGTATTCCCTCTCCGCCTCCCGATGAAGCAGACGTTCCGCACGTCCCGGGGCACGGTGGGAGACGAGTCCGCCGGCGCGCCGCACGTGTATGTGCGCGTAACGGGGGACAACGGCGCCGTCGGATGGGGGGAAGCCCGCCCGAGTCCCCGCTGGAGCTACGAGACGCCCGAATCCGTGTGCAGCGCGATCGAGAATTACATTCGGCCGGCGCTGGTCGGACAGCGCGCCGACGACCTGGCGGCCGTCCACCGCATCATGAACCGCGAAATTGCCGGAAGCCTCCATCCGGGCCAGCCGATCGCCAAAGCGGCGGTCGATACGGCGCTTCATGACCTGATCGCGCGCAGCTGCAACCTGCCGGTCGCGGGACTGTGGCAGTCGGGCTCCCCGCATCCGGTCCGCCTGTCTTACCTGATCAGCACGACCGATCCGGAGGAAGCCGCCCGCAAGGCGAGAGAGGCGGTTGCCGAAGGATACTCCGGCGTGGATGTGAAGATCGGGCTGAACCCGGCGAACGATCTGGATATCGTGGCCGCGGTGAAGCGGGAAGCGCCGAACCTGTTTTTCCGCGTGGACGCCAACCAGGCTTACCGGCTCCCGCAAGCGGTTCAACTGGCCAAAGGGCTTGAGCGCATCGGCGTCGACGTGCTCGAGCAGCCGCTGCCGGCCAATCAACTGCTCGCCCACGCCGAGCTGCGCCGCAAGGTGTCCATCCCGATCGCGCTGGACGAGAGCGTCTGGTCGCCGAGCGGCGTCCTCGAAGCGCTGCGGAGCGAAGCATGCGACACCATCGTCATCAAGCTCACGAAGATGGGGGGACTTCGCGGCGCGAGGCTGTGCGGGGAGATCGCCCGGGAGAGCGGACTCGGCCTGCTCGGCGGCGGCCTGACGGAGTCGAAGCTGGGATTCGTCGCGTCCGCGCACTTGTTCCGCTATCTGGAGCTGACGGACCCGGTCGACCTGAACGGGCCGATGTTCCTGAAGGACGATCCCGTCGAAGGGGATTGGCCGATTCGCAACGGCGAGGCCGTTCTGCCCGAAGGTCCCGGAATCGGCTGCCGAATCTCGGACGCCAAGCTTCGGCAGTACGCCGCTTCCGCAACGTAA